The Falco rusticolus isolate bFalRus1 chromosome 5, bFalRus1.pri, whole genome shotgun sequence genome has a segment encoding these proteins:
- the CD58 gene encoding lymphocyte function-associated antigen 3 isoform X2 has protein sequence MRSSLSLGWLLCFVAFLAHIYCEDVFGIVGENFTFPVKIDQKIMEIIWTKNKDKVAEWEEQTKPTYFNSLCYRGLLNEENGCLTIFNLENNDTGTYMLDYVDSMKKSYVLTFILAVLAPPSEPEIRCNISGDNLVLVCISDFQKTLHYTWNFSRLPATHHTQEVVISKKDVDASERAACFIRFSQTEKSSEISLTQCFSGREGIGYHNRSRYTLIPAFVVFMLSVVIVGFLYSRGRRKCLTGRVAWNSPVHGSDISGKENSSLLAKHADDNGINEGEVTQDAEGGNGEQLSNPPCCSTEGWNDA, from the exons caCACATCTACTGTGAGGACGTGTTTGGCATCGTGGgagaaaattttacttttccagtaaaaatagaccaaaaaataatggaaattatttgGACGAAAAACAAGGATAAAGTGGCTGAATGGGAAgagcaaaccaaaccaacatATTTTAATTCTCTCTGTTACAGAGGTTTGCTTAATGAGGAGAATGGGTGCTTGACTATATTTAACTTGGAGAACAATGACACTGGCACATACATGTTAGACTACGTGGATTCCATGAAGAAAAGTTATGTTTTAACCTTCATACTTGCTGTATTAG cTCCACCTTCAGAACCTGAAATAAGGTGCAATATCAGCGGTGATAACCTTGTGTTAGTATGTATATCAGATTTCCAGAAGACTCTGCATTACACTTGGAATTTCAGTCGCTTGCCAGCCACTCATCACACCCAGGAAGTTGTGATATCTAAGAAGGACGTTGATGCCTCCGAGAGAGCTGCATGTTTCATTAGATTCTCTCAAACGGAAAAGAGCTCTGAAATCTCTTTGACTCAATGCTTTTCAGGTAGAGAAG gaatcgGCTATCACAACAGAAGCAGATATACTCTTATACCAGCTTTTGTTGTCTTCATGCTATCTGTAGTAATAGTAGGGTTCCTATACAGCAGAG GTAGACGTAAATGTCTGACAGGAAGAGTTGCTTGGAATAGTCCAGTCCATGGCTCAG ACATTTCTGGGAAGGAGAACAGCAGCTTGCTGGCCAAGCATGCAGATGACAATGGTATAAATGAAGGAG AAGTGACCCAGGATGCAGAAGGTGGAaatggggagcagctgagcaaccctccctgctgcagtaCAGAAG GTTGGAATGATGCTTGA
- the CD58 gene encoding lymphocyte function-associated antigen 3 isoform X7: MRSSLSLGWLLCFVAFLAHIYCEDVFGIVGENFTFPVKIDQKIMEIIWTKNKDKVAEWEEQTKPTYFNSLCYRGLLNEENGCLTIFNLENNDTGTYMLDYVDSMKKSYVLTFILAVLAPPSEPEIRCNISGDNLVLVCISDFQKTLHYTWNFSRLPATHHTQEVVISKKDVDASERAACFIRFSQTEKSSEISLTQCFSGREGRRKCLTGRVAWNSPVHGSDISGKENSSLLAKHADDNGINEGEVTQDAEGGNGEQLSNPPCCSTEAMEEKR; encoded by the exons caCACATCTACTGTGAGGACGTGTTTGGCATCGTGGgagaaaattttacttttccagtaaaaatagaccaaaaaataatggaaattatttgGACGAAAAACAAGGATAAAGTGGCTGAATGGGAAgagcaaaccaaaccaacatATTTTAATTCTCTCTGTTACAGAGGTTTGCTTAATGAGGAGAATGGGTGCTTGACTATATTTAACTTGGAGAACAATGACACTGGCACATACATGTTAGACTACGTGGATTCCATGAAGAAAAGTTATGTTTTAACCTTCATACTTGCTGTATTAG cTCCACCTTCAGAACCTGAAATAAGGTGCAATATCAGCGGTGATAACCTTGTGTTAGTATGTATATCAGATTTCCAGAAGACTCTGCATTACACTTGGAATTTCAGTCGCTTGCCAGCCACTCATCACACCCAGGAAGTTGTGATATCTAAGAAGGACGTTGATGCCTCCGAGAGAGCTGCATGTTTCATTAGATTCTCTCAAACGGAAAAGAGCTCTGAAATCTCTTTGACTCAATGCTTTTCAGGTAGAGAAG GTAGACGTAAATGTCTGACAGGAAGAGTTGCTTGGAATAGTCCAGTCCATGGCTCAG ACATTTCTGGGAAGGAGAACAGCAGCTTGCTGGCCAAGCATGCAGATGACAATGGTATAAATGAAGGAG AAGTGACCCAGGATGCAGAAGGTGGAaatggggagcagctgagcaaccctccctgctgcagtaCAGAAG CAATGGAAGAGAAGCGGTAG
- the CD58 gene encoding lymphocyte function-associated antigen 3 isoform X5, with the protein MRSSLSLGWLLCFVAFLAHIYCEDVFGIVGENFTFPVKIDQKIMEIIWTKNKDKVAEWEEQTKPTYFNSLCYRGLLNEENGCLTIFNLENNDTGTYMLDYVDSMKKTPPSEPEIRCNISGDNLVLVCISDFQKTLHYTWNFSRLPATHHTQEVVISKKDVDASERAACFIRFSQTEKSSEISLTQCFSGREGIGYHNRSRYTLIPAFVVFMLSVVIVGFLYSRGRRKCLTGRVAWNSPVHGSDISGKENSSLLAKHADDNGINEGEVTQDAEGGNGEQLSNPPCCSTEAMEEKR; encoded by the exons caCACATCTACTGTGAGGACGTGTTTGGCATCGTGGgagaaaattttacttttccagtaaaaatagaccaaaaaataatggaaattatttgGACGAAAAACAAGGATAAAGTGGCTGAATGGGAAgagcaaaccaaaccaacatATTTTAATTCTCTCTGTTACAGAGGTTTGCTTAATGAGGAGAATGGGTGCTTGACTATATTTAACTTGGAGAACAATGACACTGGCACATACATGTTAGACTACGTGGATTCCATGAAGAAAA cTCCACCTTCAGAACCTGAAATAAGGTGCAATATCAGCGGTGATAACCTTGTGTTAGTATGTATATCAGATTTCCAGAAGACTCTGCATTACACTTGGAATTTCAGTCGCTTGCCAGCCACTCATCACACCCAGGAAGTTGTGATATCTAAGAAGGACGTTGATGCCTCCGAGAGAGCTGCATGTTTCATTAGATTCTCTCAAACGGAAAAGAGCTCTGAAATCTCTTTGACTCAATGCTTTTCAGGTAGAGAAG gaatcgGCTATCACAACAGAAGCAGATATACTCTTATACCAGCTTTTGTTGTCTTCATGCTATCTGTAGTAATAGTAGGGTTCCTATACAGCAGAG GTAGACGTAAATGTCTGACAGGAAGAGTTGCTTGGAATAGTCCAGTCCATGGCTCAG ACATTTCTGGGAAGGAGAACAGCAGCTTGCTGGCCAAGCATGCAGATGACAATGGTATAAATGAAGGAG AAGTGACCCAGGATGCAGAAGGTGGAaatggggagcagctgagcaaccctccctgctgcagtaCAGAAG CAATGGAAGAGAAGCGGTAG
- the CD58 gene encoding lymphocyte function-associated antigen 3 isoform X6, translating into MRSSLSLGWLLCFVAFLAHIYCEDVFGIVGENFTFPVKIDQKIMEIIWTKNKDKVAEWEEQTKPTYFNSLCYRGLLNEENGCLTIFNLENNDTGTYMLDYVDSMKKSYVLTFILAVLAPPSEPEIRCNISGDNLVLVCISDFQKTLHYTWNFSRLPATHHTQEVVISKKDVDASERAACFIRFSQTEKSSEISLTQCFSGREGIGYHNRSRYTLIPAFVVFMLSVVIVGFLYSRGRRKCLTGRVAWNSPVHGSEVTQDAEGGNGEQLSNPPCCSTEAMEEKR; encoded by the exons caCACATCTACTGTGAGGACGTGTTTGGCATCGTGGgagaaaattttacttttccagtaaaaatagaccaaaaaataatggaaattatttgGACGAAAAACAAGGATAAAGTGGCTGAATGGGAAgagcaaaccaaaccaacatATTTTAATTCTCTCTGTTACAGAGGTTTGCTTAATGAGGAGAATGGGTGCTTGACTATATTTAACTTGGAGAACAATGACACTGGCACATACATGTTAGACTACGTGGATTCCATGAAGAAAAGTTATGTTTTAACCTTCATACTTGCTGTATTAG cTCCACCTTCAGAACCTGAAATAAGGTGCAATATCAGCGGTGATAACCTTGTGTTAGTATGTATATCAGATTTCCAGAAGACTCTGCATTACACTTGGAATTTCAGTCGCTTGCCAGCCACTCATCACACCCAGGAAGTTGTGATATCTAAGAAGGACGTTGATGCCTCCGAGAGAGCTGCATGTTTCATTAGATTCTCTCAAACGGAAAAGAGCTCTGAAATCTCTTTGACTCAATGCTTTTCAGGTAGAGAAG gaatcgGCTATCACAACAGAAGCAGATATACTCTTATACCAGCTTTTGTTGTCTTCATGCTATCTGTAGTAATAGTAGGGTTCCTATACAGCAGAG GTAGACGTAAATGTCTGACAGGAAGAGTTGCTTGGAATAGTCCAGTCCATGGCTCAG AAGTGACCCAGGATGCAGAAGGTGGAaatggggagcagctgagcaaccctccctgctgcagtaCAGAAG CAATGGAAGAGAAGCGGTAG
- the CD58 gene encoding lymphocyte function-associated antigen 3 isoform X1 has protein sequence MRSSLSLGWLLCFVAFLAHIYCEDVFGIVGENFTFPVKIDQKIMEIIWTKNKDKVAEWEEQTKPTYFNSLCYRGLLNEENGCLTIFNLENNDTGTYMLDYVDSMKKSYVLTFILAVLAPPSEPEIRCNISGDNLVLVCISDFQKTLHYTWNFSRLPATHHTQEVVISKKDVDASERAACFIRFSQTEKSSEISLTQCFSGREGIGYHNRSRYTLIPAFVVFMLSVVIVGFLYSRGRRKCLTGRVAWNSPVHGSDISGKENSSLLAKHADDNGINEGEVTQDAEGGNGEQLSNPPCCSTEAMEEKR, from the exons caCACATCTACTGTGAGGACGTGTTTGGCATCGTGGgagaaaattttacttttccagtaaaaatagaccaaaaaataatggaaattatttgGACGAAAAACAAGGATAAAGTGGCTGAATGGGAAgagcaaaccaaaccaacatATTTTAATTCTCTCTGTTACAGAGGTTTGCTTAATGAGGAGAATGGGTGCTTGACTATATTTAACTTGGAGAACAATGACACTGGCACATACATGTTAGACTACGTGGATTCCATGAAGAAAAGTTATGTTTTAACCTTCATACTTGCTGTATTAG cTCCACCTTCAGAACCTGAAATAAGGTGCAATATCAGCGGTGATAACCTTGTGTTAGTATGTATATCAGATTTCCAGAAGACTCTGCATTACACTTGGAATTTCAGTCGCTTGCCAGCCACTCATCACACCCAGGAAGTTGTGATATCTAAGAAGGACGTTGATGCCTCCGAGAGAGCTGCATGTTTCATTAGATTCTCTCAAACGGAAAAGAGCTCTGAAATCTCTTTGACTCAATGCTTTTCAGGTAGAGAAG gaatcgGCTATCACAACAGAAGCAGATATACTCTTATACCAGCTTTTGTTGTCTTCATGCTATCTGTAGTAATAGTAGGGTTCCTATACAGCAGAG GTAGACGTAAATGTCTGACAGGAAGAGTTGCTTGGAATAGTCCAGTCCATGGCTCAG ACATTTCTGGGAAGGAGAACAGCAGCTTGCTGGCCAAGCATGCAGATGACAATGGTATAAATGAAGGAG AAGTGACCCAGGATGCAGAAGGTGGAaatggggagcagctgagcaaccctccctgctgcagtaCAGAAG CAATGGAAGAGAAGCGGTAG
- the CD58 gene encoding lymphocyte function-associated antigen 3 isoform X4, protein MRSSLSLGWLLCFVAFLAHIYCEDVFGIVGENFTFPVKIDQKIMEIIWTKNKDKVAEWEEQTKPTYFNSLCYRGLLNEENGCLTIFNLENNDTGTYMLDYVDSMKKSYVLTFILAVLAPPSEPEIRCNISGDNLVLVCISDFQKTLHYTWNFSRLPATHHTQEVVISKKDVDASERAACFIRFSQTEKSSEISLTQCFSGIGYHNRSRYTLIPAFVVFMLSVVIVGFLYSRGRRKCLTGRVAWNSPVHGSDISGKENSSLLAKHADDNGINEGEVTQDAEGGNGEQLSNPPCCSTEAMEEKR, encoded by the exons caCACATCTACTGTGAGGACGTGTTTGGCATCGTGGgagaaaattttacttttccagtaaaaatagaccaaaaaataatggaaattatttgGACGAAAAACAAGGATAAAGTGGCTGAATGGGAAgagcaaaccaaaccaacatATTTTAATTCTCTCTGTTACAGAGGTTTGCTTAATGAGGAGAATGGGTGCTTGACTATATTTAACTTGGAGAACAATGACACTGGCACATACATGTTAGACTACGTGGATTCCATGAAGAAAAGTTATGTTTTAACCTTCATACTTGCTGTATTAG cTCCACCTTCAGAACCTGAAATAAGGTGCAATATCAGCGGTGATAACCTTGTGTTAGTATGTATATCAGATTTCCAGAAGACTCTGCATTACACTTGGAATTTCAGTCGCTTGCCAGCCACTCATCACACCCAGGAAGTTGTGATATCTAAGAAGGACGTTGATGCCTCCGAGAGAGCTGCATGTTTCATTAGATTCTCTCAAACGGAAAAGAGCTCTGAAATCTCTTTGACTCAATGCTTTTCAG gaatcgGCTATCACAACAGAAGCAGATATACTCTTATACCAGCTTTTGTTGTCTTCATGCTATCTGTAGTAATAGTAGGGTTCCTATACAGCAGAG GTAGACGTAAATGTCTGACAGGAAGAGTTGCTTGGAATAGTCCAGTCCATGGCTCAG ACATTTCTGGGAAGGAGAACAGCAGCTTGCTGGCCAAGCATGCAGATGACAATGGTATAAATGAAGGAG AAGTGACCCAGGATGCAGAAGGTGGAaatggggagcagctgagcaaccctccctgctgcagtaCAGAAG CAATGGAAGAGAAGCGGTAG
- the CD58 gene encoding lymphocyte function-associated antigen 3 isoform X3, with protein MRSSLSLGWLLCFVAFLAHIYCEDVFGIVGENFTFPVKIDQKIMEIIWTKNKDKVAEWEEQTKPTYFNSLCYRGLLNEENGCLTIFNLENNDTGTYMLDYVDSMKKSYVLTFILAVLAPPSEPEIRCNISGDNLVLVCISDFQKTLHYTWNFSRLPATHHTQEVVISKKDVDASERAACFIRFSQTEKSSEISLTQCFSGREGIGYHNRSRYTLIPAFVVFMLSVVIVGFLYSRGRRKCLTGRVAWNSPVHGSDISGKENSSLLAKHADDNGINEGEVTQDAEGGNGEQLSNPPCCSTEERHL; from the exons caCACATCTACTGTGAGGACGTGTTTGGCATCGTGGgagaaaattttacttttccagtaaaaatagaccaaaaaataatggaaattatttgGACGAAAAACAAGGATAAAGTGGCTGAATGGGAAgagcaaaccaaaccaacatATTTTAATTCTCTCTGTTACAGAGGTTTGCTTAATGAGGAGAATGGGTGCTTGACTATATTTAACTTGGAGAACAATGACACTGGCACATACATGTTAGACTACGTGGATTCCATGAAGAAAAGTTATGTTTTAACCTTCATACTTGCTGTATTAG cTCCACCTTCAGAACCTGAAATAAGGTGCAATATCAGCGGTGATAACCTTGTGTTAGTATGTATATCAGATTTCCAGAAGACTCTGCATTACACTTGGAATTTCAGTCGCTTGCCAGCCACTCATCACACCCAGGAAGTTGTGATATCTAAGAAGGACGTTGATGCCTCCGAGAGAGCTGCATGTTTCATTAGATTCTCTCAAACGGAAAAGAGCTCTGAAATCTCTTTGACTCAATGCTTTTCAGGTAGAGAAG gaatcgGCTATCACAACAGAAGCAGATATACTCTTATACCAGCTTTTGTTGTCTTCATGCTATCTGTAGTAATAGTAGGGTTCCTATACAGCAGAG GTAGACGTAAATGTCTGACAGGAAGAGTTGCTTGGAATAGTCCAGTCCATGGCTCAG ACATTTCTGGGAAGGAGAACAGCAGCTTGCTGGCCAAGCATGCAGATGACAATGGTATAAATGAAGGAG AAGTGACCCAGGATGCAGAAGGTGGAaatggggagcagctgagcaaccctccctgctgcagtaCAGAAG